In a genomic window of Pseudomonas putida:
- a CDS encoding TIGR03862 family flavoprotein: MTQPSTPSSSQVAIIGGGPAGLMAAEVLSQAGIKVDLYDGMPSVGRKFLLAGVGGMNITHSENYPAFLSRYAERAPQIAPLLRSFGADALCQWIHELGIETFVGSSGRVFPTDMKAAPLLRAWLKRLRDSGVVIHTRHRWLGWNEQGNLLIHSPDGEKTVQADATLLALGGGSWARLGSDGAWMLPLEQCGVGMTPLQPSNCGFEVQAWSELMVSKFAGAPLKNVAIGLNDDVPRLGECVITATGIEGSLIYALSAPIREAINQHGSATVHIDLLPGRPVDKILAALSKPRGSRSMSKHLHSQLGIDGVKAALLRELTSAETFADLALLARAIKALPLTLVKTRPLDEAISSAGGVLFESMDERLMLKQMPGVFCAGEMLDWEAPTGGYLLTACFASGRAAGLGMVEWLRRKG, translated from the coding sequence ATGACCCAGCCTTCAACACCCTCCTCTTCCCAAGTCGCCATCATCGGCGGCGGCCCCGCCGGGCTGATGGCGGCCGAAGTGTTGAGCCAGGCCGGAATCAAGGTCGACCTGTACGACGGCATGCCTTCGGTGGGGCGAAAATTCCTCCTGGCCGGTGTCGGTGGCATGAACATCACCCATTCCGAAAACTATCCGGCCTTTCTTTCCCGCTACGCCGAGCGCGCCCCGCAGATTGCCCCGTTGCTGCGCAGTTTCGGTGCCGATGCGCTGTGCCAGTGGATTCATGAACTGGGCATCGAAACCTTCGTCGGCAGCTCGGGCCGGGTGTTTCCCACCGACATGAAGGCCGCGCCCTTGCTGCGCGCCTGGCTCAAGCGCCTGCGCGACAGCGGCGTAGTTATCCACACCCGTCATCGCTGGCTCGGCTGGAATGAACAGGGCAACTTGCTTATCCACAGCCCCGACGGTGAAAAAACCGTACAAGCAGACGCCACCCTGCTCGCCCTCGGCGGCGGCAGTTGGGCGCGCCTGGGCTCGGATGGTGCGTGGATGTTGCCATTGGAGCAGTGCGGCGTAGGAATGACGCCCCTGCAACCTAGCAATTGCGGCTTCGAAGTGCAGGCCTGGAGCGAATTGATGGTCAGCAAATTCGCCGGCGCCCCGCTGAAAAACGTCGCCATCGGCCTCAACGACGACGTGCCACGGCTGGGTGAATGCGTGATCACCGCCACCGGCATCGAAGGCAGTCTGATCTATGCGCTGTCGGCGCCGATTCGTGAGGCGATCAACCAACACGGTAGCGCTACCGTGCATATCGATCTGCTGCCCGGCCGGCCTGTGGATAAAATCCTCGCCGCGCTGAGCAAGCCCCGTGGTTCACGTTCGATGTCCAAGCACCTGCACAGCCAACTTGGCATCGATGGCGTGAAGGCCGCGCTGTTGCGGGAACTGACCTCGGCTGAAACCTTTGCCGACCTGGCATTGCTGGCCCGGGCGATCAAGGCCCTGCCCCTGACACTGGTCAAGACCCGACCCTTGGACGAAGCCATCAGCAGTGCGGGCGGTGTGCTGTTCGAGTCGATGGATGAGCGCTTGATGCTCAAGCAGATGCCTGGCGTGTTTTGCGCGGGGGAAATGCTCGATTGGGAGGCGCCGACGGGGGGCTATCTGCTGACCGCGTGTTTCGCCAGTGGGCGTGCGGCGGGGTTGGGGATGGTGGAGTGGTTGCGGCGCAAGGGCTGA
- a CDS encoding DEAD/DEAH box helicase: MTFATLGLIDPLLRSLEKLGYQTPTPVQAQAIPAVLAGRDLMAAAQTGTGKTAGFALPLLQLLAMEGPKVAANSVRALILVPTRELAEQVHEAVRQYAENLPLRTYAVYGGVSINPQMMKLRGGVDLLVATPGRLLDLFRQNALKFNQLQTLVLDEADRMLDLGFSEELANIYRALPKKRQTLLFSATFSDDIRLLARQMLNDPLSIEVSPRNVAANTVKQWVVTVDKKRKPELFVHLMRKGKWKQVLVFAKTRNGVDALVEKLQGLGVNADGIHGDKPQATRQRALDRFKVGEVQILVATDVAARGLDIEDLPLVVNFDLPIVAEDYIHRIGRTGRAGATGEAISLVCADEVNLLSAIEMLTRQTLKRQNEPDFEPEHRVPDTDASGQVIKKPKKPKKPKTSGGGGKRNLGKWIDSGEVSAPEPSVKPVRKVPVFNTGPRKRKP, from the coding sequence ATGACTTTCGCCACCCTTGGCCTGATCGATCCCTTGCTGCGCTCCCTCGAGAAGCTCGGCTACCAGACGCCGACACCGGTTCAGGCGCAAGCCATTCCGGCGGTGCTGGCCGGTCGCGACCTGATGGCCGCCGCCCAGACCGGCACCGGCAAGACCGCCGGCTTCGCCTTGCCGCTCCTCCAACTGCTGGCCATGGAAGGGCCGAAAGTCGCCGCCAACTCGGTGCGTGCGCTGATCCTGGTGCCGACCCGTGAACTGGCCGAACAGGTTCACGAAGCCGTGCGCCAATACGCCGAGAACCTGCCGTTGCGCACCTACGCGGTGTACGGCGGTGTCAGCATCAACCCGCAAATGATGAAGCTGCGTGGCGGCGTAGACCTGCTGGTCGCGACCCCGGGTCGTTTGCTCGACCTGTTCCGCCAGAACGCGCTGAAGTTCAACCAGTTGCAAACCCTGGTACTGGACGAAGCCGACCGCATGCTCGACCTGGGTTTTTCCGAAGAGCTGGCGAACATTTACCGCGCCCTGCCGAAGAAACGTCAGACGCTGCTGTTCTCTGCGACCTTCTCCGATGACATCCGCCTGCTGGCCAGGCAAATGCTCAACGATCCGCTGAGCATCGAAGTCAGCCCGCGCAATGTGGCGGCCAATACCGTCAAGCAGTGGGTGGTGACGGTGGACAAGAAGCGCAAGCCGGAACTGTTCGTGCACTTGATGCGCAAGGGCAAGTGGAAGCAGGTGCTGGTGTTCGCCAAGACCCGTAACGGCGTGGATGCACTGGTGGAAAAACTCCAGGGCCTGGGCGTCAATGCCGACGGCATCCATGGCGACAAACCGCAAGCGACTCGTCAGCGGGCACTGGATCGCTTCAAGGTGGGCGAAGTGCAGATCCTCGTGGCCACCGACGTCGCGGCCCGTGGCCTGGACATCGAGGACTTGCCGCTGGTGGTCAATTTCGACCTGCCGATCGTGGCCGAGGACTACATCCACCGCATCGGTCGTACCGGCCGCGCAGGCGCGACGGGCGAGGCGATTTCCCTGGTGTGCGCCGATGAAGTGAATCTGCTGTCGGCCATCGAGATGCTGACCCGCCAGACCCTCAAGCGTCAGAACGAACCGGACTTCGAGCCCGAGCACCGCGTGCCGGACACTGATGCCAGTGGTCAGGTGATCAAGAAGCCGAAGAAACCGAAAAAGCCGAAAACGTCCGGGGGTGGCGGCAAGCGCAACCTGGGCAAGTGGATTGATAGCGGTGAGGTTTCTGCGCCGGAACCGTCGGTCAAGCCTGTGCGCAAGGTGCCGGTGTTCAATACCGGGCCGCGCAAGCGTAAGCCTTGA
- the yedA gene encoding drug/metabolite exporter YedA — translation MPGLRRFPLPLIAAFFALYVIWGSTYLVIRIGVESWPPLLLAGIRFVIAGSLMYAFLRWRGAPAPTWAQWKAAGIIGVLLLACGNGAVSVAEHTGVASGVAALAVATVPLFTLLCGYFWGARNTRLEWAGVVLGMIGIVMLNLGSNLQSSPLGAALLIFAAATWAFGSVWSKHLPLPQGAMASAVEMLVGGVVLLIGSVVSGEHLEKMPPIEGWAALAYLTVFGSIIAFNAYMYLLKHVRPAAATSYAYVNPAVAVLLGILFVGETIGIEEALAMLVIISAVVLIGLPQWRRTPQSPVAKVVPPVVSAESRVN, via the coding sequence ATGCCCGGCCTACGTCGCTTTCCCTTGCCCCTGATCGCTGCCTTTTTCGCCTTGTACGTGATTTGGGGGTCGACTTACCTGGTGATCCGCATCGGTGTGGAGTCCTGGCCACCCCTGTTGCTCGCGGGTATTCGTTTCGTGATTGCCGGCTCCCTGATGTACGCCTTCCTGCGCTGGCGCGGGGCACCGGCGCCGACCTGGGCACAATGGAAAGCCGCCGGGATCATCGGCGTGTTGCTGCTGGCGTGCGGCAATGGCGCGGTGAGCGTGGCCGAACACACGGGCGTGGCTTCCGGGGTCGCAGCGTTGGCGGTGGCGACAGTGCCACTGTTTACCTTGCTCTGCGGTTATTTCTGGGGCGCGCGTAATACCCGTCTCGAATGGGCGGGCGTCGTGCTCGGCATGATCGGCATCGTCATGCTCAATCTGGGCTCCAACCTGCAATCGAGCCCGTTGGGCGCTGCCCTGTTGATCTTTGCCGCGGCCACCTGGGCCTTCGGTTCGGTCTGGAGCAAACACTTGCCGCTGCCCCAGGGCGCCATGGCCAGTGCCGTGGAGATGCTGGTGGGCGGTGTGGTGTTGCTGATCGGCAGCGTGGTCAGCGGCGAACATCTGGAAAAAATGCCACCGATCGAAGGCTGGGCCGCGCTGGCGTACCTGACCGTGTTCGGCTCGATCATCGCCTTCAATGCCTACATGTACCTGTTGAAACACGTTCGTCCGGCGGCAGCTACCAGCTATGCCTACGTCAACCCGGCGGTGGCGGTGCTGCTGGGGATTTTGTTTGTCGGCGAGACCATCGGTATCGAGGAAGCCTTGGCCATGCTGGTGATCATCAGCGCCGTGGTCCTGATTGGCCTGCCGCAATGGCGGCGTACGCCGCAGTCGCCAGTAGCGAAGGTCGTGCCGCCCGTGGTGTCGGCGGAATCCCGCGTGAATTAG
- a CDS encoding Lrp/AsnC family transcriptional regulator → MDKYDRMLLSALLENGRASYADLARKVNLSAPAVAERVAKLEASGVITGYQAKVDMAKLGLPIQCVIELRLNQHGNQKAYDDLIKIPQLTECHRVTGDPCVIMQAAVGSMPELEDLINRIATFGFSKTSIVLSSAIEKRVPLGHIETNL, encoded by the coding sequence ATGGACAAATACGATCGCATGCTGCTCAGCGCCCTGCTGGAAAACGGTCGCGCGTCCTACGCGGACCTCGCGCGCAAGGTCAACCTGTCCGCCCCGGCTGTGGCCGAACGCGTGGCCAAACTCGAAGCCAGCGGCGTGATCACCGGCTACCAGGCGAAAGTCGACATGGCCAAGCTGGGGCTGCCGATCCAGTGCGTCATCGAATTGCGCTTGAACCAGCACGGCAACCAGAAAGCCTACGACGACCTGATCAAAATCCCGCAACTGACCGAATGCCACCGGGTCACCGGCGATCCGTGCGTGATCATGCAAGCGGCAGTGGGATCGATGCCGGAGCTGGAGGATTTGATCAACCGGATCGCCACGTTCGGGTTCAGCAAGACGTCGATTGTGTTGTCCAGCGCCATCGAGAAGCGGGTGCCGTTGGGGCACATAGAGACCAACCTGTAG
- a CDS encoding 3'-5' exonuclease codes for MERIAVIDFETTGISPSSSCRATEIAVVILEQGRIVERYQSLMNAGVRVPAFIEQLTGISNAMLRTAPSAEQVMNEVNEFVGTTPLLAHNAAFDQKFWDFELGRIKRTRLQNFACSLLLARRLMPAAPNHKLGTLTTFANLPHTGKAHRAMADAEMAANLTAHLAGELRDKHGVRELSHDLLCKLQKVPAAKVGEHLKRYCNPL; via the coding sequence TTGGAACGCATTGCAGTCATCGACTTTGAAACCACCGGGATCTCCCCGAGCAGCAGCTGCCGGGCCACGGAAATCGCCGTGGTCATTCTCGAACAGGGGCGCATCGTCGAGCGTTACCAGAGCCTGATGAATGCCGGCGTGCGCGTCCCGGCCTTCATCGAACAACTCACCGGCATCAGCAACGCCATGCTGCGCACCGCGCCTTCGGCGGAGCAGGTGATGAACGAGGTCAACGAATTTGTCGGCACCACGCCGCTGCTGGCGCACAACGCCGCGTTCGACCAGAAGTTCTGGGATTTCGAACTGGGACGGATCAAGCGCACCCGCCTGCAGAATTTCGCCTGCTCGTTGCTGCTGGCCCGCCGCCTGATGCCCGCCGCGCCGAACCACAAACTCGGCACTCTCACCACCTTCGCCAACCTGCCCCACACCGGCAAGGCCCACCGGGCCATGGCCGATGCCGAAATGGCGGCTAACCTGACAGCGCACCTGGCTGGGGAGTTGCGGGACAAACACGGTGTGCGCGAGCTGTCCCATGACCTGCTGTGCAAATTGCAGAAAGTGCCGGCGGCGAAAGTCGGCGAGCATCTCAAGCGCTATTGCAACCCTCTGTAG
- a CDS encoding NYN domain-containing protein, which produces MKKIAVFADVQNLYYTVRQAYGCHFNYAALWAEISKQGQIVEAYAYAIDRGDSKQQQFQQILRNLGFTVKLKPYIQRSDGSAKGDWDVGITLDVMDAADHVDEVVLASGDGDFDMLLERIISKHGVQAVAYGVPGLTANSLIRAASRYVPIEGALLLKN; this is translated from the coding sequence GTGAAAAAAATCGCAGTGTTCGCCGATGTCCAGAACCTCTATTACACCGTGCGTCAGGCTTACGGGTGTCACTTCAACTATGCCGCCCTGTGGGCTGAAATCAGCAAGCAGGGGCAGATCGTCGAGGCCTACGCCTACGCCATCGATCGCGGCGACAGCAAACAGCAGCAGTTCCAGCAGATCCTGCGCAACCTCGGGTTCACCGTGAAGCTCAAGCCCTACATCCAGCGCAGCGACGGCTCGGCCAAGGGCGACTGGGACGTGGGCATCACCCTCGACGTCATGGATGCGGCGGATCATGTCGATGAAGTCGTGCTGGCGTCCGGCGACGGGGATTTCGACATGCTGCTCGAACGCATCATCAGCAAGCATGGCGTGCAGGCGGTGGCCTATGGCGTGCCGGGCCTGACCGCCAATTCGTTGATCCGCGCCGCCAGCCGCTACGTGCCGATCGAAGGCGCATTGCTGCTCAAGAATTGA